A region of Acinetobacter sp. WCHA45 DNA encodes the following proteins:
- a CDS encoding helix-turn-helix domain-containing protein — translation MDLYFTKPEEVVTLLGERLRKQRLFLEMSQAEVAARAGVGVNTVSNLEAGRNVSVENLVRIAMVLGRLNELQELFKPQLNSVNDILRYESQSKRHRIKRKG, via the coding sequence ATGGATTTATATTTCACTAAACCAGAAGAAGTTGTGACTCTTTTAGGTGAGCGTTTACGTAAGCAACGACTCTTTCTGGAGATGTCTCAAGCTGAGGTAGCAGCACGCGCTGGTGTCGGCGTGAATACAGTTTCGAATCTTGAAGCGGGACGAAATGTATCTGTTGAAAATTTAGTCCGTATTGCAATGGTCTTGGGTCGATTAAACGAACTTCAGGAACTATTTAAACCTCAGCTTAACAGTGTGAATGACATTCTTCGCTATGAGAGTCAAAGTAAGCGCCACCGTATTAAGAGGAAGGGATAA
- a CDS encoding YhfG family protein, whose amino-acid sequence MLRTTEQKKKYIQATRVQNYQASLKLEGITTTAQITQQSKAEILQKYKKYSQPES is encoded by the coding sequence ATGCTCAGAACCACTGAACAGAAAAAAAAATATATTCAAGCGACACGCGTGCAAAACTATCAAGCCAGCCTAAAGCTTGAAGGCATTACAACGACAGCTCAAATAACTCAACAGAGTAAAGCTGAAATCTTGCAAAAATATAAGAAATATTCGCAACCCGAATCTTAG
- a CDS encoding putative adenosine monophosphate-protein transferase Fic, which yields MDKYGEMGDSLYCYPGTNTLKNKLNIRDEHILEQAELELSGLASSLIEYAEPPYDLKYLKSIHSQLFGDLYDWAGKLRQIDISKGDTRFCNFSRIEIETNKLLKPLQEKKYFQGLAPQQLIPQLADLYCELNVIHPFREGNGRTQRIFFEHLIAHCGYGIDWSRIDSQQQWIQANIEGFYGNLNPLIKIFEICFIQNT from the coding sequence ATGGATAAATATGGGGAAATGGGTGATAGCCTATATTGTTACCCTGGCACAAACACCCTAAAGAACAAACTCAATATCCGCGATGAACATATTTTAGAGCAAGCCGAACTGGAACTCTCTGGATTGGCGAGCAGCCTAATTGAATATGCTGAACCACCCTACGACTTAAAATACTTAAAATCAATTCATTCACAGCTTTTTGGCGACTTATACGACTGGGCAGGAAAGTTAAGACAAATCGATATTTCCAAAGGTGACACCCGTTTTTGTAATTTTTCCCGTATTGAAATTGAAACCAATAAACTACTCAAACCGCTTCAAGAAAAAAAATACTTTCAAGGCTTAGCACCACAACAACTGATTCCTCAACTTGCCGACTTGTATTGTGAGCTTAATGTCATACACCCATTCCGTGAAGGTAATGGACGTACACAACGGATTTTCTTTGAGCATCTGATTGCTCATTGTGGTTATGGTATTGATTGGTCTCGCATTGACTCTCAACAACAATGGATTCAAGCCAATATTGAAGGTTTTTATGGTAATTTAAATCCATTAATTAAGATTTTTGAAATATGCTTTATTCAAAATACCTAA
- a CDS encoding type II toxin-antitoxin system HipA family toxin has protein sequence MLNRLNVYYNGWGESWLWGTLISSTATTGRPTIAFEYSPEAIQQGVELSSYLLPLKGLPFRQGFPTHQMGLPGPVYDALPDGWGMMLMDRYFKKIGLNSARIGPLERLTYISSHAMGALSFEPCVADMQTSENIPLQQLAQEVQEVLKGEGGEFLQHLLVMGGSPQGARPKALVYRDPVNLEFSTQDSDQHEAWLIKFPAQQEHPEVCAIEAVYAECLRLCAIETPDTHFFNLPNGLTAFASKRFDRQNGMRIPMQSLAAYTGADYKVPGSLDYRNFLRATLMCTQDVRERLHAFKRAVFNVLFNNRDDHTKNFSFLMEKNGQWKLAPAYDVTFCEGPGGYHQMDIMGEALNISRNDIHKLGTSEANLTTLEVDEIILTMREIALQFSQIAQRLYPHQIRESTLQMIQSRIQQNIDFLTET, from the coding sequence ATGCTCAATAGACTTAATGTTTATTACAACGGTTGGGGCGAATCATGGTTATGGGGAACGCTGATTAGTTCAACAGCCACGACAGGTAGACCCACCATTGCTTTTGAATATAGTCCAGAAGCAATACAGCAAGGTGTTGAGCTCTCTTCTTACTTGCTGCCTTTAAAAGGTCTACCATTCAGACAAGGTTTTCCTACTCATCAAATGGGACTCCCAGGTCCAGTCTATGACGCTTTACCAGATGGTTGGGGCATGATGTTGATGGATCGATATTTCAAAAAAATTGGCTTAAATTCAGCACGAATTGGACCTTTGGAGCGTCTGACCTATATTAGTAGTCACGCAATGGGTGCCCTCTCCTTTGAACCTTGTGTTGCTGACATGCAAACCTCAGAAAATATCCCTTTACAACAACTAGCCCAGGAAGTTCAAGAAGTACTCAAAGGTGAAGGTGGTGAATTTCTACAGCATTTATTGGTCATGGGTGGCTCCCCTCAAGGTGCCAGACCAAAAGCGTTGGTTTACCGAGATCCTGTCAATTTAGAGTTTTCGACTCAAGATTCTGATCAACATGAAGCCTGGCTGATTAAGTTTCCTGCTCAGCAAGAGCATCCTGAAGTCTGCGCCATTGAAGCCGTCTATGCAGAATGTTTGCGACTTTGTGCAATTGAGACTCCAGATACCCATTTCTTTAATTTGCCCAATGGTTTAACGGCTTTTGCTTCTAAACGATTCGATCGTCAAAATGGTATGCGGATTCCAATGCAGAGTTTGGCTGCATATACAGGAGCAGACTATAAAGTTCCAGGTAGCCTAGACTATCGCAATTTTCTCCGGGCAACCTTGATGTGTACGCAAGATGTACGAGAAAGATTGCATGCTTTTAAACGTGCTGTGTTTAATGTGCTTTTCAATAATCGGGATGACCATACTAAGAACTTTTCATTTCTCATGGAGAAAAATGGTCAATGGAAATTGGCTCCAGCCTATGATGTGACCTTCTGCGAGGGTCCAGGTGGTTATCATCAAATGGACATTATGGGAGAAGCGCTCAATATTTCCCGAAATGACATACATAAACTCGGTACTTCAGAAGCTAATCTGACTACTCTAGAAGTCGATGAGATCATCTTGACCATGCGTGAAATTGCACTTCAATTTAGTCAAATTGCGCAGCGCCTGTATCCCCATCAAATTCGAGAATCTACCCTACAGATGATTCAATCACGGATTCAACAGAATATTGATTTTTTAACTGAAACCTAA